A region from the Lolium perenne isolate Kyuss_39 chromosome 4, Kyuss_2.0, whole genome shotgun sequence genome encodes:
- the LOC127348563 gene encoding agamous-like MADS-box protein AGL61, translating into MARRRTSMGRQKIEIRRIESEEARQVCFSKRRAGLFKKASELAILCGAEVAAVVFSPAGKAFSFGHPSVEAILERFAPTGVAAGGGVSGAGEDNKQLVELNRQYGELRAQLDAEKARKERVEEAMAKQRAEASPVAAWLEADVRDMGEEELMAFAAALAEVQAAVAARANQVLQDALNHGHAMAARARSNMVPLPAPQQHFLAMGVGADNGGFEFGRSTNGGANNDGAGIEMQMQIQQMMMAMPPPSPGFAGAGMEMMMQQGFGFLGPY; encoded by the coding sequence ATGGCGCGTCGCCGCACGAGCATGGGTCGCCAGAAGATCGAGATCCGTCGcatcgagagcgaggaggcgcgtCAGGTGTGCTTCTCCAAGCGCCGCGCCGGGCTGTTCAAGAAGGCGAGTGAGCTGGCCATCCTGTGCGGCGCCGAGGTGGCCGCCGTCGTCTTCTCCCCCGCCGGTAAGGCCTTCTCCTTCGGCCACCCCTCCGTCGAGGCCATCCTCGAGCGCTTCGCTCCGACCGGGGTGGCAGCCGGAGGAGGAGTTTCTGGCGCCGGAGAAGACAACAAGCAGCTCGTGGAGCTGAACCGCCAGTACGGGGAGCTGCGGGCGCAGCTGGACGCAGAGAAGGCGCGGAAGGAGCGAGTGGAGGAGGCCATGGCGAAGCAGCGCGCGGAAGCGAGTCCCGTGGCGGCGTGGCTGGAGGCCGACGTCCGCGACATGGGAGAGGAGGAGCTCATGGCCTTCGCAGCGGCGCTGGCGGAGGTGCAGGCTGCCGTCGCCGCGCGCGCGAACCAGGTGCTCCAGGACGCCCTCAATCACGGCCATGCAATGGCGGCCAGGGCCCGCTCCAACATGGTGCCCTTGCCGGCGCCGCAGCAGCATTTCCTTGCCATGGGCGTCGGCGCCGATAACGGTGGGTTCGAGTTCGGCCGCAGCACCAACGGCGGCGCCAACAACGACGGCGCAGGGATTGAGATGCAGATGCAGATACAACAGATGATGATGGCaatgccgccgccgtcgccggggTTCGCCGGCGCCGGAATGGAGATGATGATGCAGCAGGGGTTCGGCTTCCTCGGACCCTACTGA